Below is a genomic region from Listeria swaminathanii.
TTGTTTTCCACTCATCTACTTTTCCCCCTTACTTTATCTACCCCAAACTTACTTTTTTGGAGCTACTAGAAAATACCCAACATAGTGAAAATAAAACTAGAAAAACAGCAAAAAAGCGAAATTGATATAGACCAATTTCGCTTTCAAATAAAGGAATGTGTATAAGTAGATGAGAAAAAATAGCCCAATTAAAACTGTTTTATTTTTTACTCGGCATGTTGAGGTTCTGGATTTGTTGCTTTTTTATCTTTACGATGTGGAATCATATTGAAGATAATGTTTAGCGCAATAGCCGTAACACTACCAGCAACAATCCCGTTACTCGTAAATAAACGAACAAACGCTGGGAAAGCATTAAACAAATCTGGTACAACGGTAACACCCAGGCCAACACCAACCGCACAAGCAATAATTAGCAAGTTCTCTTGGGAAGTAAAATTAACTTTTCCGAGCATCTTAATGCCTTGCGCGACAACCATGCCAAACATAGCGACCATCGCACCACCAAGAACTGGTGTTGGAATAATCGTGGTCACTGCCCCAATTTTAGGAATTAAACCAAGGACGATAAGAAAACCAGCTGCCGCATAAATAACTTTACGTGTCTTAATGCCAGAAAGCTGAACAAGTCCAACGTTTTGCGAGTAAGCCGTATATGGGAATGTATTAAATACGCCACCAAGCATAATCGCAAGCCCTTCCGCCCGGTAACCGCGAGTTAAGTCTTTTTGCGATAATTTACGTTCAGTAATATCAGATAAAGCGAAATATACCCCGGTCGATTCCACCATGCTAACAAGCGCAATTAAAATCATCGTAATAATCGCCGGCCACTCAAATGTCGGTGTGCCAAAATAAAATGGTTTCGGCATATGGAACCAACTAGCTTCACTCACCGGTCCGAGCGAAATCCCTTTATAAAGCGCCGCAAAAAGCGAACCGCCAACGAGGCCAATTAAAACAGCAATCGCCTTCGAAAATCCTTGCCCAAAACGATACACTAAAATAATTAAAAATAACGTTCCAAAACCAAGGCCAAGATTATACATCGAACCGAAATCTTTCGCCCCAGCCCCGCCAGCGAGATTATTAATCGCCACTGGAATAAGTGTTAAACCAATCACTGTCACAACCGAACCAGTTACAACAGGAGGGAAAAATCGAACAACTTTGGAGAAAAATGGTGCTATTAATAATACAAAAAGTCCTGAAACAATAATCGATCCGTAAATCGCGCCAATTCCCATGTCTTGCCCAATCAAAATAATTGGTGCAATGGCTTGAACTGCACATCCAAGTACAACAGGCAAACCAATCCCAAAGAAGCGGTTAACCGTTAATTGCAGCAATGTCGCAATCCCACACATAAAAATATCAATCGAAACTAAATAAGTCATTTCTTCTCCGTTAAAACCAAGTGCCCCACCAATCAACAGTGGCACGATAACTGCGCCAGCATACATTGCTAAAACATGCTGAAATCCTAAAGCTGCAATTTTCCCTTTACCTAACATTTATTCCTATTCCTCCTCTAAAAATAAGATTTCTTCGTTTTCAAGTGAGGCAATTCGTGCTAGTGAATAAACTGGAATCCCTGTTTTATTTAATAATTCACGGCCTTGTTGGAACGATTTTTCAATCACAATCCCAATTCCCGCGACTTTTGCTCCGGCAAGCTCCGCAATTTCAAGTAAACCTAAAGCCGCTTGACCATTTGCGAGAAAATCATCAATCACTAAAATCGTGTCATCCGCCGTTAAAAATTGTTTGGAAACCGAAATATCATTCGATTCTTTTTTTGTGTACGAATAAACCGTGCTCGTATACAAATTATCCGTTAACGTCACCGATTTTTTCTTCCGAGCGAAAACAACTGGTACGGAAAGCGCAAGTCCCGCAAACACAGCCGGCGCGATACCCGACGATTCAATCGTTACAATTTTCGTAATCCCTAAATCTTGGAACCGTTTAGCAAATTCATTTCCCATCGCTTGCATTAAAACGGGATCAATTTGATGATTTAAAAATGCATCTACTTTTAAAACGTTACCTGGTAAAACTGTCCCTTTTTCTTGAATAAACTCTTCCAGTAATTTCAAAGCTATTCTCCTTTCAAAATAAAAAAAACTGCTCCTCTAAATTTAGAGAAGCAGTATAGAAGCCACCAATTTTCGGGGTGACTTCTTTATACAAACTACTCATAGTCCGGTTATTTACGGTAACCAGGTAGAAACTCGTCGCCCAATCGCAACTATTATACAAGTATTTCGGTTTTAAGTTATGTTGTTTATTATAGCTTTCTAAAGGAGCATGGTCAAGCTAATTTTTTACTTATTAAATTGGTAAACGTATGCATATCTTTTTTCTAGTAAATCTAGTAAATACGTAGGGTTCAAGCCTTCTCCTGTTGTATCTGTTAGAATTTCTAGTGGTTTCTTCGTTTTACCAAATTTATGGACATGCTCAGTTAGCCACGTTTTTAGTTCCGTATAATCATCACTTGCAATGATTGCATCGATGTTCGGAATTTCTTTTTGCATTTGATGATAGAACTGCGCTGCGTACATTAAACCTAGTGCGTATGACGGGAAGTATCCGAAATCGCCGCCAGCCCAGTGGATATCTTGAAGTACACCATTTGTATCATTATCTGGGCGAATGCCTAAGTATTCTTCGTATTTATCGCCCCACGCTTTTGGCAAATCTTTCACTTCAAGCTCGCCATTAATAAGCGCTTTTTCCAGTTCATAACGAATCATAATATGCAGCGGATAAGTTAATGTGTCCGCTTCAATTCGAATCAGCGAACTTTCGGAAATATTCACCGCACGATAAAAATCTTCCAACTTCACATTATCAAAAGCCGGTTTAGTTATCGCCTGAAAATCAGCATAATTACTTTTCCAAAACGCCAAACTAGAACCAATAATGATTTCATAAAATAAGGATTGAGATTCGTGAATTCCCATCGAAGCCCCGTTTGCAAGTGGTGTTCCTACAAGAGACGCATCAAAGTTTTGTTCATAAATCGCGTGACCACCTTCGTGAATCGTTCCAAAAACAGCCATTTTAAAATCATTTTCATTATAACGTGTCGTAATCCGAACATCACCAGTATTCAAGCCAGTCGCAAACGGATGAACGGTTTCATCTAAACGACCCGCTTCAAAATCAAAGCCCATTTTATTCAAAATGCGAATGCTAAATTCTTTTTGTTTTGCTTCGGAAATTTTTGTGTTTAGAATCGATGGATCTGGCTTCACGCCTTCGTTCGCGATTTTCTCACGGATAGCCATAATGCCATCACGTACTTTTTCAAAGACAGAATCAAGCACAGAAACCGTCACGCCAGGCTCATATTGATCAAGTAATGTGTCATATTTATTTTCTTCATAGCCCCAATACTCCACGAACTTGCGCTTCATTTCCAAAATTCTTGTTAGAAACGGTTCAAATGCCGCAAAATCATTTTGTTCACGGGCAGTTGTCCAAGCTGTTTCGGCTTGCGCAACCAGTTTCGTATATTCCGCGTATTCTTTGCTTGGGATTTTTTTATTTAAATCATATGTTTTTTGAGATTCTTCTAAAGTTTTACGAGTGATTTCGGATAGATTTTCTTTATCTTGGTTAAGTCCGGCAATAAAAGCAGCCATTTCTTCAGACGTTTGCATATTGAAAATCTCTTCGGAAAGAACGCCAATGACGTCTGAGCGGCCTTCCATTCCTTTTGACGGTGCGCCTGTACGAAGATCCCAATAAACTAATGCGAGTGCTTCTTCCAGTGCTTCCATCTTTTTAATATACGCTAAAAATTCCTCTTCTAATGTTTCTACCAAACTTAACTCCTCCATTCAATCTTCTTTTTTAGGACGTGGTTTTCTTGGACCCCAGTATTGATATAAATCTGTGCGCAAGTAACCATTATATAATTTCCGTTTTTTCGTCGCTTTTTTGCCATAAACTTCTTCAAACAGTTCATAAGAAGTAAGGACGTAGACAGACCATGTCGGCATGCGTTTGTAAACAATACCCATTTCGCGGTACAGTTGGCGCACTGCTTCCTCATCTTCTAAACGTTCCCCGTACGGCGGATTCGCAACAACAACCCCGTACTCATCTTCTGTTTGGAAATCAGCTACTTGCAGTTGTCTAAAGGTAATCAAGTCACCAAGACCCGCTTCGACAGCATTTTGTTTCGCGATTTCGATTAAACGAGCATCAATATCGCCACCGATAATATTTAGTGGTTGATCATAGTTAGCTAAATCTTCGGCTTCTTGTCTCGCATCAGCCCAAATTTGTTTCGGCATCCAGTCCCATGTTTCTGATACGAATTCACGGTTGAATCCCGGCGCGATATTTTGGCCAATTAGAGCTGCCTCAATTGGAATCGTCCCAGAACCACATACAGGATCATAAAATGGTCTATCCGGGTGCCAGCTAGTAAGTAACACAAGTGCCGCCGCCATTGTTTCTTTGATTGGCGCACTACCTTGCGCTAAACGATAACCACGCTTATGTAATCCCGCACCACTCGTATCAATCGTTAGCGTCACTTCATCTTTTAAAATAGAAACTTCTAGCTTAAATAACGCGCCTGTTTCCATCAAACGACCAGAACGACGATATTTTTCACTGACACGATTAACGATCGCTTTTTTTACAATTGCTTGGCAGTCAGGCACACTATAAAGCGTTGACTTAACTGATTTTCCAGCCACAGGAAACTGTGCATCTAGCGGCAAATAATCTTCCCAAGGTAAAGCTTTCGTCTTTTCAAACAGTTCATCAAATGTTGTTGCTTTAAAAACGCCGACAACAATCTTCACTCGGTCCGCTACACGCAGCCAAAGGTTCGCTCTAGCAATTGCGGATAAATCTCCTTCAAAATATACCTTACCGTTTTCTACTTTTGGATCATAGCCTAAACGCGCTACTTCTTTCCCAACAATTGCTTCTAAACCAGAAGCAGCAGTCGCCACCAACTGAAATGTTTTCATTGTGTCCCATCCTTTAATTAAATTTCTAATGAAAAAAAGCTGTTTTAAGAGGAGGAGATTTGTTTTAAATAGGCATTCAACCAGGTCGAACACCCACCTTAAAACTTGCGCTCCGGCCTTCTAAAACAGCCTTCAATGTTAAATTAATCCTGAAAATAACGCTCTGTAAGCCATGTTCTGTTCTTTACTACATACAGGGTAATAGTAAAGAGATAACCATCTATCTGCGCGAAAATTAATTCGCACCTCGTCCCTTGTTCTTGATTCCTCGGGAAAAGTGCCCCTACCATAAGTTTGAGTTTCTCGCTCGTGGGGTTTACCTCGTTCCACTTCCGAGCATTTCTGCCGGAACTTCGTCACTGTGGCACCTTCAAGGTTATAAGACCATATCCGAAGACTTAGGTCATTCACCTGCCGTCAAACCGGAAATCCGGAATGCCCTGGCTTATTGTTTGACCAGGCACGATCACTACGGGCATCACAGCACCGTGCGAGCATGGACTTTCCTCTGCTTTCAAAAGAAAACAGCGATTATCCGAACGTTATTCATTTATTCTTAACCTATTAATACTAGCACACCTATTCGTTATCGTCCAGCTTATTTCCAAAAACATGTTTTTCTAAGTTAGAAAGACGTTTTAGAATGTCAAAGTTGGTCGTTCCAGCTGGTTGTGCCGCTGCTTGGAAAGTTGGTGCAGGTTGTGTCGATGTTCTTAGTGGCGCGCTATCAAGTTCTTGTACAAGTCGAATATTTTCAGCTTGAAGAGCCTCGATTTCTTGCGTGAAAGTACTGTAATCTTTAATAACCATGTCTAAAAACTCATCAACATCTTCTGGACTATAACCACGAAGCCCAGTTTTAAATTCTTTTTCCAAAATTTCTTTACCTGTTAAGTGATACTCAAATTGTTCCGAAGTCATATAACTCCACCTCTATCTCTATTCTTACGTATTTTTGTTCTAATCATATACTTACCCTTATTTTTTCAAATCTCACACCATTTGTCAATCTATTCGAGTATTTTTTTGTAAAAATACTATTTACTTCTATATTAAAAGGTTTGATTCATATCCTCAACAACCTCTTGAAGCGCATAAAAATCAATGCATTCTAAAAAATAACTAGCTTGCTCTTTCGCTTGCATGGCACGATCATAAAAAAATTTCGGTGAGCCTTCTTTTTCTAAATCATACACAAGTAAGGCCCCGTCCGTATTATCGATAATAAAACCATCTCTTGCCGCAAATTGCGCCGGGCTCTCATAAGGACGTTTCGTAATAAACGCATGATAGTCGGCTTTTTCTCGTACTTCGGTTGCCCATAACTGGTTTGCTTCGTTCCAATTAGCACTTTGTTTTTCAAAAGGCTCAAGAATAGCTAGCTTAATAGGATATTCTGCTTTTAAATCGGCCACCACTTCCCCTGCCCAAAGCTCAATCCCTAACTGTCCAGAAATAATCACCCATTCTAAGCCATCCTCCACAAGCGGGACTATATGACGCTTCATCGCTTCCTTAATAAAAACCGCTTCATCCGCATCCTTTTTAAAAATTCCCAGTTCAAAATTTTTGTATCCCGTTACTGCGATGGATTTCACATCAATTCCTCTTTTCTTTTTAAGAAATCTCTCACTCTTGTTAGTGTATACTTGGTAGACTGGTAGTGGTCCAGGAAATGTTTGTAAAAAGACTTTCCATTAAATGCACTTACTGCCGTCATTTGAACATTATCACAGGCTTGTCTTAATTGCAGTTCTCCTAAATAAGGAGGACGCTCTTTGTTTACCCATGGAATAGCTAATTCTAAAAACGCATCCGCGCTCTCCTTTGCTTCATCCACGAATGGCTTCATATCTTTATAAAAATCAAACGGTTTTGCTTCTTCACGGTTACTTAAATATAGTTCCCAATTCTTTTCATTCTGAAGAAGTAATTTTTCCGTACGGGTTAAAAGTTCCATTCTATCACTCTTTCCTTCACATTTTCAGATACTTCAAGCATAGCATAGGACAGAAAATCTTGCCTAAAATTAGATTATTAGTTAAAATATGGTAAAATAGACGAAGGTACGTTCTATTTATGAGGTAGTTTCTTGCCAAAAAGAGCTATTTTGCATTTAATTCCTACTATCATTTTCATTTTTATTTGTTATAATAGATGATAGTCTAAAATTCAGAATAGAATTTTTCTGATAGAGGTGAAAAAAATGGCTATTGGTTACCCTAACGGCAAAAAGTATGCAGCGAGTCCCGAGGGTCTTCCTCCAAAAAAACGCAAAGCTCCTGTAACTTATGGTAAGCGCGGTATGTCTTTAGAAGATGACTTGAATGATACGATTGCGTATTATTTAACCCACGAAATTGCAGTCATCCACAAAAAACCTACGCCTGTCCAAATTGTCAGTGTGGACTATCCAAAAAGAAGTAGTGCCAAAATTAAGGAAGCCTACTTCAAAACACCATCCACAACAGATTATAATGGTGTCTATAAAGGAAAATATGTTGATTTTGAAGCAAAAGAAACACAAAATACAACTTCTTTTCCATTGAGTAATTTTCACGATCACCAAATGACACACATGGCAAACGTCTTAAAACAAGATGGTATTGTCTTTGTCATTATTGCATTCCAAAAACTCGGAGAAACTCATTTTATTCCCTTTGAGAAATTTTATCCGTTTTGGGAACGCATGTTGAGTGGTGGTAGAAAATCAGTCACTATAGCAGAAATACAAGATGTATCAGACCAAATTCCTTATGGTCTAAATCCAAGGCTTGACTTCTTGCAATCAATAGATAAATTATACTTCTAGTCAAACCTTTTTTAAAGGAGAGAGATTTTTAATGGCAGATAAACCGCAGACAAGATCTCAGTATCGCAAAAAACCAAATGGTAATTCTAAAAAGAAACCCCAAAAACGAGGAAAACGTGTTGTAACGAATATTTTCAAAACGATTTTCTTTGTGGGCTTATTTTTAACTTTCTTTGGTATTGCGGCTGGTGCAACTGTTTTTTACGATTATGCAAAGGACGCACCTAAACTGACCGACTCCAAACTGCGCGATCCACTTTCATCCAAGCTACTTGATAAGGATGGTAAAGTTTTCGCAGAAGTTGGAACCGAACGGCGGGAATATATTGAATACAAAGATATACCTGAAACTCTAAAAAATGCAATTCTAACAACAGAAGATGCGCGTTTTTATGAACATGATGGCATTGACCCTATTCGACTTGGTGGAGCAGTAATCGCCAATGTTACAGATGGTTTTGGTGCAGAAGGCGCAAGTACCCTTTCCCAACAAATCATCAAGATGTCTTACTTAGACTACACAAACAAAACACTTGCTAGAAAAGCACAAGAAGCATGGTTAGCCCTTCAATTAGAAGAAAAATATAGCAAAAATGATATTCTCGAAATTTATGTGAATAAAGTCTATATGTCTGACCGTGTCCATGGTATGCAAACAGCTGCCGAACATTATTTCGGTAAAAATGTGAAAGACCTTACGTTAGCTGAAACAGCGCTACTTGCTGGTATGCCACAAAGCCCGAACAACTACAACCCTTACGACCATCCAGAAGCAGCTAAAAAACGTCGTGATCAAGTATTAACGAATATGTATACACATGATAAAATCACGAAAGACGAAATGACAGCTGCACAAAAATCACCAATTTCAACTGGACTTCGCTCGAAAAAAGATCGTGAAGATAAAATTTACAAATACGATTCTTACGTAACACAAGTTTTAAGCGAAATTCCAAAAGAATATGATGTTTATCGTGATGGGTTAACTATTTACACAGCACTTGACCGTGATGCCCAAGAGTACACGGAAAAAATGCTTAATACAAACGAAATTGTTAACTTCACTGATGATGAAATGCAAGCTGGTATTGTTCTTCAAGATACAAAAACCGGCCGTGTTCAAGCAATCGGTGGCGGACGTAATCAAAAAGTAACACGTGGCTACAACTACGCAACACAAGTAAAACGTTCAGTTGGGTCAACGATGAAACCGATTGCCGATTATGGTCCTGCTTTTGAATATTTAGATTGGTCCACTGCCCATATTTTAGAGGATGAACCATATACGTATTCTGGTGGAACTCCTATTAATAACTGGGATTTCGGTTATAAAGGACCAATTTCAGTAAGACAAGCGCTTTATCAATCAAGAAATATTCCAGCCCTAAAAACACTTCAAGCTGTTGGATTAGATAAATCCGAGCAATTTGTTAATAAGTTGGGTATTACTTATGATAAAGGCCAAAACGTAGAATCTAATGCAATCGGAGCAAACAGTTCCAACCCAATGCAAATGGCTGGTGCCTATGCTGCTTTCGGTAACAAAGGAATTTACAATACACCACATACCGTTACAAAAATTGTTTTATCGGATGGACAAACAGAAATTGACACAGAGCCGAAAAGTACTGTTGCAATGAAAGAATCAACAGCTTATATGGTTTCCGATGTGCTTAAAGACGTTCTTACTATCGGAACAGGTACATCAGCAGCCGTACCAGGTGTTCCTGCTGCTGGTAAAACAGGTACAACAAATATCCCACCTGAATTCACTTCGAAGTACTACTATCCTAGTGGTGCTGCTCGTGACTCATGGTTTGCTGGATATACAACGAATTATTCGATCGCCGTATGGACTGGTTATGATGATAAGCAAAAATATGTATCTGCGAGCGAACAAAAAATTGCCCAACGCATGTTTAGTAAGTTAATGGCTCATGCCTCTGCTGGTAAAACTACCTCAGACTTCAAAATGCCAAGCAATGTTGTTTCCGTTCCAATCCTAAAAGGTAGTAACCCAATCGCCCGCGCTGCAGAAGGCACAGCGAGCGACTTAGTAAGCTACGAGTTGTTCTTATCCGGAACTGCTCCAACGAAAACAGCTTCTACTCCAGAAGACGAGAAGAAGAAAAAAGAAGAAGAAGCTAAGAAAAAAGCGGAAGAAGAGAAAAAGAAAACCGAGGAAGAGAAGAAGAAAGAAGAAGAAGCTAAGAAAAAAGCAGAGGAAGAGAAAAAGGCTGAAGAAGCCAAAAATCTTACTGCCCCTGCCGGCTTGAGGGCAAGCTATAATGCTACCTCTAAGCAAATCAATGTTTCTTGGTCAGCAGTAACTGGCGCAACCTATGAAGTAACTGTCAATGGTTCAACAACTACTGTATCTTCTACCTCCGTTTCTGTAAGTGGTGGCAATCCAGGTGACACAGTTTCCATTAATGTCGTCGCCGTAAAAGATGGCAAGAAAAGCCCCGCCGCCTCGACTAGCGTCCAAATTCCAGATAGTTAATAGTAAAAGAGCGGAAGATGAGTCAAATCATCTTCCGCTCTTTTTATTATCTTTTCGCAATCAGTTTACGTTGTTCTAACATTAATTCATTTAATTGCCGGAAACCTAAAAATGTATTTCCTCGTTTTAACACATACTCTAATCGTTCCTCTAAATTGAGTGGTTTAGTTTCTAGTGTTTTCACTTGTTCCATCAAATTATCTAGTTGCACCGGTCGATGATTGCTCCAGAATAAAATAGATAAAAAAATACCCAGCGCATCTCTGACAGTTACAGGAGATGGCTTTTGATGCACTTTTAAATCTGCTTCCATACTTTCTGCCAAATTGGTCATATGTTTCGCCAATTTCCGACACGCCCGCTCTGTTTCATTTTTCCACGGAAGCACTCCCCCACCTTTTGTAAAAAACTGCTGTTCTTGCCAAAAAGGTAAGCCGCTTACGTAAATCGATTCGGGATCGTATTCTTCTAAAATAACATCTGGAGCAGGAAAATCCGGATGCGTCAATTCCACTGCATACTTAAATTCAGCCATCAAATCCCCTCACTTTCGCTTGTTTTTTACCTTCTCTACACAAATAAAGTAAAGGGCATGTAGGACATTCTGGGTTTCTTGCTTTACAATGATATCTCCCAAAGAAAATCATGTAGTGATGCGCATCTGACCAGAGCTCTTCTGGTAGTTTTCGTTTCAACGTTTCTTCTACTTCAACGACAGAGTCTTTCCATCTACAAATTCCCAGCCGTTTACTAATACGTTCCACATGCGTATCTACAGCAATCGCTGGAACACCAAAACCAACCGACAAAACAACATTGGCCGTTTTTCTGCCAACACCAGGAAGGCTCTCTAGTTCTGCATGTGTCCTTGGTACTTCACCGTTAAATTCTGTTAAAATTTTCTCAGATAGACCTTGGATATTTTTGGCTTTGTTTCGATATAAACCAATGGAACGAATATCATCCATTAACTCTTCTAGTGGAACAGCTAAATAGTCTTCGGGAGAATGGTATTTTTCAAAAAGAGAGGCAGTTACACGATTTACTAAAACATCTGTACACTGCGCGGATAACACAACAGCCACCAGCAATTCAAACGTATTTTTATGAATGAGTTCACAGTGTGCTGCCGGGAACATTTTTGCCATTTCTTCTATGCATAATACAGTTTGTTTATTTGATAACAATTTGTCTACGTCACCCTTTTCTTTTTTCAAGCCAGTCGTATAACGGAATCGAGCCTGCGCTTTTTTTTACTTCACTTTGATTAATCGTTTGGCTTGTGCGGCCATTTTGATGAAATTCTTCGGCTACTCGCTTGGCATCTTCAATTGTTTTAACGCCTTGTTTTGACCAGTTAAGAAGAATACGATCAATATATCGGAAATTTAATTTTTGAGAAATAACAGCTTCTTTTAGTGCTTCTTTAATTAAATCTGGGCTGGTTCGATCTTGCTCTACCCATGCGGATAACATTTCTGCTTCCATTGGAGAAAGAGGTCTGCCGAATTCTGCTTCAAATAGACTATATAAATTAGTTTGTTTCTCTATTTGCTTTTCTTGTCTAGAATCTGCTTCTTGGTTCTCGTACAAAGCGACTAATTTACCCCAAAGTGGCGCTAAATTATATTGTTCTGAAATCATTCGCGAATTATCTTGGCTTTGTTCGATGGCAATCATTCCTTTTTTGAGGAGCGAATCCATCGTTTTAATGGTTTCCTCGAGCGAAAGTGTGGTTCTCGTTGTTAACATTTCCATTGAAGGGAAAAATTCTGCTTCTGCTGCAAAGGATTGTATTTGAAGTAAAAGTACCAGTTCTATTTCGTTTAAGCCGATGGTTGGATAGTTTTTCACTAGTACTTGAGGCAATGTTACTTGCCCTTCTGCCATCCATTTTTCAAGAATTTTTGGATTCATTTTAAACACCTCACTACAAAATTATAACATGGTTTTCGAGGGAAAAATATAAAAGTGCGGATAAAATCATGAAATCAACTGGAAAAGATTATTTTCAACGTAAAAAACGACACAAAAAAAGTGAAGCCAGTAATCGGCCTCACTTTTATTTCTTATGGGTATAAACGATTTAGTAAACGTGGGAATGGAATGGTTTCGCGAACATGTTCTGTTCCGGAAATCCAAGCAACTGTACGTTCTAAGCCAAGCCCAAAACCGGAATGCGGCACAGAACCGTAACGAGCTAAATCAAGGTACCAGCTGTATGCTTCTTGGTCTAAGTCGAAATCTTCCATTCTAGCTTGAAGTGTTTCTAAGTCATGAATACGTTCGGATCCACCGATAATTTCTCCGTAACCTTCTGGAGCAATCATATCTGCACATAAAACAACTTGATCGTTTTCTGGATCTTCTGGCATATAAAATGGTTTAATTGCTTTTGGATAATGTGTAATGAAAACTGGTTTTTCGAAGCTGTCCGCAATCGCTGTTTCATGCGGTGCCCCAAAATCGTCTCCCCAAACAATATCATCAAAGCCTAACTCGTGTAAACGTTCGATTGCTTCTGTATACGTAATACGTGGGAAAGGTGCAACCATTTTTTCTAAATGACTAACATCACGTCCAAGGCGATCTAGTTCTAAGCGACAGTTATCAAGTACTGCTTTTACTAAGAAAGCCACATAGTTTTCTTGTACTTGTAAGCTATCTTCTAATTTGTAAAACGCCATTTCTGGTTCAATCATCCAGAACTCAATTAAGTGACGGCGTGTTTTTGATTTTTCAGCACGGAAAGTTGGGCCGAATGAGAATACTTTTCCGAAAGCCATTGCTGCAGCTTCCATGTATAATTGACCACTTTGAGAAAGGAACGCATCTTCTTCAAAATATTTCGTATGGAAAAGTTCAGTTGTTCCTTCTGGTGCACTACCAGTCAAGATTGGCGGATCGATTTTTAAGAATCCTTCTTGATTGAAAAACTCATAGCTAGCGCGGATAATTTCATTACGAATTTTCATAATCGCGTGTTGG
It encodes:
- a CDS encoding penicillin-binding protein 1A, yielding MADKPQTRSQYRKKPNGNSKKKPQKRGKRVVTNIFKTIFFVGLFLTFFGIAAGATVFYDYAKDAPKLTDSKLRDPLSSKLLDKDGKVFAEVGTERREYIEYKDIPETLKNAILTTEDARFYEHDGIDPIRLGGAVIANVTDGFGAEGASTLSQQIIKMSYLDYTNKTLARKAQEAWLALQLEEKYSKNDILEIYVNKVYMSDRVHGMQTAAEHYFGKNVKDLTLAETALLAGMPQSPNNYNPYDHPEAAKKRRDQVLTNMYTHDKITKDEMTAAQKSPISTGLRSKKDREDKIYKYDSYVTQVLSEIPKEYDVYRDGLTIYTALDRDAQEYTEKMLNTNEIVNFTDDEMQAGIVLQDTKTGRVQAIGGGRNQKVTRGYNYATQVKRSVGSTMKPIADYGPAFEYLDWSTAHILEDEPYTYSGGTPINNWDFGYKGPISVRQALYQSRNIPALKTLQAVGLDKSEQFVNKLGITYDKGQNVESNAIGANSSNPMQMAGAYAAFGNKGIYNTPHTVTKIVLSDGQTEIDTEPKSTVAMKESTAYMVSDVLKDVLTIGTGTSAAVPGVPAAGKTGTTNIPPEFTSKYYYPSGAARDSWFAGYTTNYSIAVWTGYDDKQKYVSASEQKIAQRMFSKLMAHASAGKTTSDFKMPSNVVSVPILKGSNPIARAAEGTASDLVSYELFLSGTAPTKTASTPEDEKKKKEEEAKKKAEEEKKKTEEEKKKEEEAKKKAEEEKKAEEAKNLTAPAGLRASYNATSKQINVSWSAVTGATYEVTVNGSTTTVSSTSVSVSGGNPGDTVSINVVAVKDGKKSPAASTSVQIPDS
- a CDS encoding YpoC family protein; this translates as MAEFKYAVELTHPDFPAPDVILEEYDPESIYVSGLPFWQEQQFFTKGGGVLPWKNETERACRKLAKHMTNLAESMEADLKVHQKPSPVTVRDALGIFLSILFWSNHRPVQLDNLMEQVKTLETKPLNLEERLEYVLKRGNTFLGFRQLNELMLEQRKLIAKR
- the nth gene encoding endonuclease III; this encodes MLSNKQTVLCIEEMAKMFPAAHCELIHKNTFELLVAVVLSAQCTDVLVNRVTASLFEKYHSPEDYLAVPLEELMDDIRSIGLYRNKAKNIQGLSEKILTEFNGEVPRTHAELESLPGVGRKTANVVLSVGFGVPAIAVDTHVERISKRLGICRWKDSVVEVEETLKRKLPEELWSDAHHYMIFFGRYHCKARNPECPTCPLLYLCREGKKQAKVRGFDG
- a CDS encoding DnaD domain-containing protein, with amino-acid sequence MNPKILEKWMAEGQVTLPQVLVKNYPTIGLNEIELVLLLQIQSFAAEAEFFPSMEMLTTRTTLSLEETIKTMDSLLKKGMIAIEQSQDNSRMISEQYNLAPLWGKLVALYENQEADSRQEKQIEKQTNLYSLFEAEFGRPLSPMEAEMLSAWVEQDRTSPDLIKEALKEAVISQKLNFRYIDRILLNWSKQGVKTIEDAKRVAEEFHQNGRTSQTINQSEVKKSAGSIPLYDWLEKRKG
- the asnS gene encoding asparagine--tRNA ligase, whose amino-acid sequence is MKITINQASEFVGKEVTIGAWLANKRSSGKIAFLQLRDGTGFMQGVVVKAEVGDDIFATAKALTQETSLFVTGTINEDTRSPFGYEMAVSGVEVISESHDYPITPKEHGTEFLMDHRHLWLRSNRQHAIMKIRNEIIRASYEFFNQEGFLKIDPPILTGSAPEGTTELFHTKYFEEDAFLSQSGQLYMEAAAMAFGKVFSFGPTFRAEKSKTRRHLIEFWMIEPEMAFYKLEDSLQVQENYVAFLVKAVLDNCRLELDRLGRDVSHLEKMVAPFPRITYTEAIERLHELGFDDIVWGDDFGAPHETAIADSFEKPVFITHYPKAIKPFYMPEDPENDQVVLCADMIAPEGYGEIIGGSERIHDLETLQARMEDFDLDQEAYSWYLDLARYGSVPHSGFGLGLERTVAWISGTEHVRETIPFPRLLNRLYP